A region of Polynucleobacter sp. JS-Mosq-20-D10 DNA encodes the following proteins:
- a CDS encoding PaaI family thioesterase → MTTNSNSTTYFGLTIPFLAHLGVVPEYAEGGKSRISLVIKPEFENSFQIAHGGVVMTLLDFAMGAAARSTVNQQLGAMTIDMNVSFLRPSIGKIVVEGSVLKFGKTIHYCEAVVLNEAGEITAKSSGTFMLRR, encoded by the coding sequence ATGACAACAAACTCAAACAGCACTACGTATTTTGGATTGACAATCCCTTTTTTAGCCCACTTGGGTGTTGTCCCTGAGTATGCCGAAGGGGGTAAATCACGTATTAGCTTAGTCATCAAACCAGAGTTTGAGAATAGCTTTCAGATTGCCCACGGTGGTGTTGTGATGACCCTTTTGGACTTTGCGATGGGGGCGGCAGCTCGTAGTACCGTGAACCAACAACTTGGCGCCATGACAATTGATATGAATGTCAGTTTCTTGCGCCCAAGTATTGGCAAGATTGTGGTGGAGGGTAGCGTTCTCAAGTTTGGTAAAACGATTCATTACTGCGAGGCCGTAGTGTTAAATGAGGCTGGTGAAATTACTGCTAAATCTAGCGGGACATTTATGCTAAGAAGGTAA
- a CDS encoding H-NS family nucleoid-associated regulatory protein → MSSYKELLAQRDLLDKQIKEAVLREKSDGIAKAKLIIEQYDLTASDLFSRKAGVRSSGGKVAPKYRNPSNGDTWTGRGKAPKWIEGRDRSNFLI, encoded by the coding sequence ATGTCATCATATAAAGAGTTGTTAGCCCAACGTGATTTGTTGGATAAGCAGATTAAAGAGGCAGTATTACGTGAAAAGTCTGACGGTATTGCTAAAGCCAAGCTCATCATTGAGCAATATGATTTAACTGCGTCAGACTTATTCAGTCGTAAAGCTGGCGTCCGCAGTTCAGGTGGCAAGGTTGCCCCTAAGTACCGCAATCCTTCTAATGGTGATACCTGGACTGGCCGCGGTAAGGCGCCAAAATGGATTGAAGGTAGAGATCGCAGTAACTTCTTGATATAA
- the pheT gene encoding phenylalanine--tRNA ligase subunit beta produces MQFSESWLRQYVNPSLDSNALGHAMTMAGLEVEEQHSVAPAFTKIVVAQILSAEQHPDADRLRVCKVDAGTGQELQIVCGAPNARAGIKIPCALVGAELPPAEAGGKPFLIKVGKLRGVESQGMLCSGRELGLGDDHEGILELPADAPVGEDIRKYLSLDDQIFVIKLTPNKADCLSLIGMAREVSAITGAALCAPKWTPVTVTIADKLKVTVENSDLCGRFAGRVIRGVNPKAQTPDWMIQRLRNAGQRSISPLVDLSNYVMLEMGQPTHVFDIDKLTGDLSVRWAKSGESLELLNGQTVTLQGPDSAGKIQDAGVVADQSGPVALAGIMGGDHCAVTVDTKNIYVEAAYWQPSAIQGRARRFNFSTDAAHRFERGVDPQNTANCLEYLTALIVEVCGGQVGPIDDQVLAIPERKPVGMRLARAMKVIGIPLTAEIVSDVFKRLGFEFKQEAGDIFVVTPPSYRFDIEIEEDLIEEVARMYGFENIPDVPPISPLKMSARAEAKRGVHLLRQRLALQGYQEAVNFGFTDLESEQRLAAATEKDLIAVLNPIANQYGVMRSNLWGGLLANLKSNLNRGAGRVRLFETGRVFKRDASVQEEAGKVVGFHQPQQLGGLAYGSFVAEQWASADLAVDFFDVKGDLERVLDPLHFTTEAAVHPALHPGRSAQIQLLTPAGKQNIGWIGELHPGLQQAYELPQAPVLFEMDLEAVRNLGIPQPEELSKFPAVQRDLAVVVKQSVSSQTLLDAMNAKKQNFVKAIKLFDEFKPKAGSSSMADDEKSLAYRVTLLNPQETLQDAQIEEVMTALLATLEKNCAARLR; encoded by the coding sequence ATGCAATTTTCTGAATCTTGGTTACGCCAATACGTAAACCCTTCGCTCGATAGCAATGCCTTAGGTCACGCAATGACTATGGCTGGACTTGAGGTGGAAGAGCAACATTCAGTAGCCCCTGCATTCACAAAAATTGTGGTTGCTCAAATCCTTTCGGCAGAGCAGCATCCTGATGCAGATCGCTTACGTGTTTGCAAGGTTGATGCAGGTACTGGTCAAGAGTTACAAATCGTCTGTGGCGCTCCAAATGCACGTGCTGGGATTAAGATCCCTTGCGCATTAGTTGGTGCAGAATTGCCGCCAGCTGAAGCGGGTGGTAAGCCCTTCCTAATCAAAGTAGGCAAGCTACGCGGTGTAGAAAGCCAAGGCATGTTGTGCTCGGGTCGAGAGCTTGGTCTTGGCGATGATCATGAGGGCATTCTGGAGTTGCCTGCAGATGCACCAGTTGGTGAGGATATCCGCAAGTACTTAAGTCTGGATGACCAGATCTTTGTCATTAAGTTAACACCCAATAAGGCTGATTGTTTATCTCTGATAGGTATGGCACGTGAAGTGTCGGCTATCACTGGCGCTGCATTGTGCGCTCCTAAATGGACGCCAGTAACTGTCACTATTGCCGATAAGCTCAAAGTGACCGTTGAAAACTCAGATCTTTGCGGACGCTTTGCAGGACGCGTGATTCGTGGCGTTAATCCAAAGGCACAAACACCAGATTGGATGATTCAACGTCTTCGTAATGCTGGTCAAAGAAGTATTTCTCCGTTAGTAGATCTTTCTAATTATGTGATGTTAGAAATGGGCCAGCCGACCCACGTGTTTGATATTGATAAATTGACTGGTGACTTATCTGTACGCTGGGCGAAGTCAGGCGAAAGTCTTGAGCTATTGAACGGTCAGACGGTGACTTTGCAAGGCCCAGATTCTGCAGGCAAGATCCAGGATGCTGGTGTGGTTGCCGACCAAAGTGGTCCTGTAGCATTAGCTGGGATCATGGGTGGCGATCATTGCGCCGTGACCGTTGACACTAAAAATATTTATGTTGAAGCCGCTTATTGGCAGCCTTCGGCAATTCAGGGTCGTGCGCGTCGTTTTAATTTCAGTACGGATGCAGCGCATCGCTTTGAGCGTGGTGTTGATCCGCAAAATACAGCTAACTGCTTAGAGTATTTAACGGCTTTGATTGTTGAAGTATGTGGTGGTCAAGTTGGCCCAATTGATGATCAAGTATTAGCTATTCCTGAGCGCAAACCAGTCGGCATGCGTTTAGCTCGCGCTATGAAAGTCATCGGCATTCCGCTCACTGCTGAAATTGTTTCTGATGTGTTCAAACGTCTTGGTTTTGAGTTTAAGCAAGAAGCAGGTGATATATTTGTTGTAACACCGCCAAGTTATCGCTTTGATATCGAAATTGAAGAAGATTTAATTGAAGAAGTCGCGCGCATGTACGGCTTTGAGAATATTCCCGATGTGCCGCCAATTTCCCCTTTAAAAATGAGTGCTAGGGCCGAGGCAAAGCGCGGAGTGCATTTATTGCGCCAGCGTTTAGCTCTACAAGGCTATCAAGAGGCGGTGAACTTTGGATTTACTGATCTTGAGAGTGAACAACGTTTGGCTGCGGCCACTGAAAAAGATCTTATTGCTGTTCTCAACCCGATTGCTAATCAATATGGTGTCATGCGTAGCAATCTGTGGGGTGGTTTATTGGCTAACCTGAAGTCAAACCTGAATCGTGGTGCTGGACGTGTCCGTTTATTTGAAACAGGTCGTGTATTTAAGCGTGATGCTAGCGTACAAGAAGAGGCCGGCAAAGTTGTAGGATTTCATCAGCCGCAGCAGCTTGGGGGCTTGGCTTATGGCTCATTTGTAGCAGAGCAGTGGGCAAGCGCTGATCTTGCAGTCGATTTCTTTGATGTAAAGGGCGATTTGGAGCGTGTGCTCGACCCCTTGCATTTCACAACTGAGGCGGCGGTGCATCCGGCACTGCACCCTGGGCGTTCTGCACAGATTCAATTACTAACCCCAGCTGGCAAGCAAAATATTGGCTGGATTGGTGAACTACATCCTGGCTTACAGCAAGCCTACGAGTTGCCACAGGCCCCAGTTCTGTTCGAAATGGATTTAGAGGCTGTTCGTAATTTAGGTATTCCGCAGCCGGAAGAGTTGAGTAAATTCCCTGCTGTACAGCGAGATCTAGCAGTAGTTGTAAAGCAATCCGTTTCTTCACAGACTTTGCTCGATGCAATGAATGCGAAGAAGCAGAACTTTGTTAAGGCAATTAAGTTGTTTGATGAGTTCAAGCCAAAAGCTGGTTCTAGCAGTATGGCTGATGATGAGAAGAGCTTGGCCTACCGTGTAACTTTGCTTAATCCACAGGAAACCCTGCAGGATGCGCAAATTGAAGAGGTTATGACTGCTTTATTAGCAACACTTGAGAAAAATTGCGCAGCCCGTCTGCGCTAG
- a CDS encoding integration host factor subunit alpha, protein MNDLVSNDTVTKNELSEALFDQVGLNKREAKDMIDAFFDRIGKSLETGVEVKISGFGNFQLRNKSARPGRNPKTGQMIPIAARRVVTFHASQKLKDVVESHARENSI, encoded by the coding sequence ATGAATGATTTAGTTAGCAACGACACCGTTACCAAGAATGAGCTCTCGGAAGCTCTCTTTGATCAAGTTGGCTTAAATAAGCGCGAAGCTAAGGATATGATTGATGCCTTCTTTGACCGTATTGGAAAATCGTTGGAGACTGGTGTTGAGGTGAAGATTTCAGGATTTGGTAATTTCCAGTTACGTAATAAATCTGCCCGCCCAGGTCGCAATCCAAAAACTGGGCAAATGATTCCAATTGCTGCTCGTCGCGTCGTGACATTTCATGCAAGTCAAAAGCTCAAGGACGTAGTTGAGTCTCATGCTCGAGAAAACAGCATTTGA
- a CDS encoding excisionase family DNA-binding protein, producing the protein MKAITPELEYLSTRQSAKVLQVSLGTVQKMVELGELIAWKTRGGHRRILASSLDQQLARRKRAMRQKTTQNCIAMGIFRRAENSYELIESIQFWQLKVDMEVSVDSLEGLMKAVSIAPDLIFLDALIPPVEQVHLIHYLSKNKDTQRIPILVDEGFIRLHPGVIGLADENTVGVKSRYPELLQEELENGLIDQNPLIIGYPATNPELENNLGDKNRHELLEPIFIQALNRKCA; encoded by the coding sequence ATGAAAGCAATTACCCCAGAATTAGAATATCTAAGCACCCGTCAAAGCGCAAAAGTGCTGCAGGTATCACTTGGAACCGTCCAGAAAATGGTTGAATTAGGTGAACTAATAGCCTGGAAGACGCGTGGCGGTCACCGACGCATCTTGGCAAGCTCTCTAGATCAGCAACTTGCCCGTCGCAAAAGAGCTATGCGCCAAAAAACTACTCAAAACTGTATTGCAATGGGGATATTCAGGAGAGCTGAAAATAGCTATGAATTAATCGAATCTATTCAATTCTGGCAGTTAAAAGTGGACATGGAGGTATCTGTAGATAGTCTTGAGGGTCTGATGAAGGCCGTTTCAATTGCCCCCGACCTCATATTTCTAGACGCCCTGATTCCACCAGTTGAGCAGGTACATCTCATCCATTACTTGAGCAAAAACAAGGATACACAGCGTATTCCTATCTTGGTAGATGAGGGGTTTATTCGCCTTCATCCTGGGGTTATAGGCTTGGCCGATGAAAATACGGTTGGAGTAAAGTCGCGATACCCTGAATTACTGCAGGAGGAGCTTGAAAATGGCCTAATTGACCAAAATCCTCTGATTATTGGCTATCCAGCTACTAATCCAGAGCTTGAGAACAACTTGGGGGATAAAAATCGGCACGAACTCTTGGAGCCAATATTTATTCAGGCGCTCAATAGAAAGTGCGCCTAG
- a CDS encoding GIY-YIG nuclease family protein: protein MAGEPKAGYIYVLTHPSDDELYKIGVTIRDPLKRLAQHNTNYKQLTGRIVKETGQKWVLKEFHPVENIYATESLFWAHTPFADIPFLNKEEVWNMKWEEVEYALKSALSGKFRGWEKVGK from the coding sequence ATGGCTGGAGAACCAAAGGCAGGATATATCTATGTCCTGACCCATCCCTCAGATGATGAGCTATATAAGATAGGTGTAACCATTCGTGATCCCCTAAAGCGTCTTGCTCAACACAATACAAACTACAAGCAGCTAACGGGAAGAATAGTAAAAGAGACTGGACAAAAGTGGGTTCTTAAGGAATTCCACCCAGTTGAGAATATTTACGCAACGGAGAGCCTATTTTGGGCGCATACCCCATTCGCAGACATACCTTTCCTCAATAAGGAAGAGGTCTGGAATATGAAGTGGGAAGAAGTTGAATACGCATTAAAGTCTGCGTTATCTGGAAAGTTTCGAGGGTGGGAAAAAGTTGGTAAATGA
- a CDS encoding MerR family transcriptional regulator, translating to MLEKTAFDAGSVLLSSQLPPIPSKRYFTIGEVSDLCGVRSHVLRYWEQEFTQLSPQKRRGNRRYYQHHEVVLIRKIRALLYEEGFTISGARNRLDEARGELRLRDELQAVLQILSK from the coding sequence ATGCTCGAGAAAACAGCATTTGATGCTGGGTCGGTGCTGCTGAGTTCGCAGCTCCCCCCAATTCCATCTAAGCGTTATTTCACTATTGGTGAGGTATCCGATCTTTGTGGTGTTCGTTCTCATGTATTGCGCTACTGGGAGCAGGAATTCACCCAATTAAGTCCGCAAAAGCGTCGCGGTAATCGTCGCTACTATCAACACCATGAAGTTGTCTTAATTCGCAAGATTAGGGCGCTTTTATATGAAGAGGGCTTCACGATCAGTGGCGCCCGAAATCGTCTTGATGAGGCTCGTGGCGAGCTTCGCTTGCGCGATGAGTTGCAGGCTGTCCTGCAAATTCTCTCTAAATAG